One genomic window of Cheilinus undulatus linkage group 7, ASM1832078v1, whole genome shotgun sequence includes the following:
- the r3hdm4 gene encoding R3H domain-containing protein 4, whose translation MVVLTDNNDEQDYILIEERKCTSLPSSPAKRVSPTKKKQFYINQAIRNSDLTPRAKGKKSLRRQENTRFLANLLERDECSKDDLEVCSNPAIPSIFTEACTNGNYIEPWSDFMNCSGEEQERLLSLLEQEGAKKKMTAKHLKDQRNVNLAFTAQDCFQRIDRRLRATLRRKQIPIGTLEVLEENLLSFFNAQPHSVYTTHLSSSFERLLLHAVCQYMDLVSASTDYNGLRQTEVVNKQEEFLPPGHLLSAYLEQMS comes from the exons ATGGTCGTTTTGACAGATAACAATGACGAACAGGATTATAT CCTGATAGAGGAGCGTAAATGCACCTCCCTGCCCAGCTCTCCCGCCAAGCGAGTGTCTCCCACCAAAAAGAAGCAGTTCTACATCAACCAAGCCATCCGCAACTCTGACCTCACTCCTCGAGCCAAAGGCAAGAAAAGCCTCCGTCGACAAGAGAACA CTCGCTTTCTTGCTAATCTTCTTGAGAGGGATGAGTGCTCCAAAGATGATCTGGAGGTTTGCAGTAACCCAGCAATCCCATCTATCTTCACTGAAGCCTGCACCAATGGAAACTACATAGAG CCATGGAGTGACTTCATGAATTGCTCCGGTGAAGAACAGGAGAGGCTTTTATCCCtgctggaacaggaaggggccaagAAGAAAATGACTGCCAAACATCTCAAAGACCAGAGGAATG TAAATCTTGCCTTTACTGCTCAGGACTGCTTTCAAAGAATCGATCGCAGGTTACGAGCCACACTGAGACGGAAACAAATCCCCATA GGAACTCTGGAAGTACTTGAGGAAAACCTTCTGAGCTTCTTCAATGCTCAACCTCACTCAGTTTACACAACTCACCTCTCCAGCAG cTTTGAGAGACTGCTGCTTCATGCCGTCTGCCAGTACATGGACCTCGTCTCTGCAA GTACCGACTACAATGGCTTGCGCCAGACTGAAGTAGTGAACAAACAAGAAGAGTTTCTCCCTCCTGGACATCTGTTGTCTGCCTACCTGGAGCAGATGAGCTGA
- the LOC121512159 gene encoding uncharacterized protein LOC121512159 produces the protein MMQESSNKNDPSLETSEEQTTDSSTGFSLDVNSKQTVCPQLVLPPLTQPESAPECLRMKRCHTPKLPPISLLEQTNNISSNLTIKGCTKDSMPWIENPLLSKSRSAEFCLPEISLSSLDALLHTVTQRLRRKRGGGGDEEPWRQLQSDHLLMTVSEQSLKERSIGQPIDWYTNKKNSAKIEAATEASVGECRVSRKKGLSPLFFAPKPKLILRMTKKNLMAPNVL, from the exons ATGATGCaagaaagcagcaacaaaaatgaccCATCTTTGGAAACATCAGAGGAGCAAACAACGGATTCGAGCACAGGATTCAGTTTGGATGTTAATTCAAAACAAACTGTTTGTCCTCAGCTAGTGCTGCCACCTCTAACTCAACCTGAATCTGCTCCTGAGTGTCTGAGGATGAAGAGGTGTCACACTCCTAAACTTCCTCCCATCTCTTTATTAGAGCAAACCAACAACATCTCCTCAAACCTCACAATAAAAGGCTGCACAAAGGACAGCATGCCATGGATAGAAAATCCTTTGCTCTCAAAAAGT AGATCTGCAGAGTTTTGTCTTCCTGAAATCTCCCTCTCTAGTCTGGACGCCCTGCtgcacacagtcacacagagactgaggaggaagagaggaggaggaggtgatgaAGAGCCTTGGAGGCAGCTCCAGTCTGATCACCTTCTTATGACTGTTAGTGAACAAAGTCTGAAGGAGAGGAGTATCGGGCAGCCGATCGACTGGTacacaaataagaaaaacagtGCCAAAAT TGAAGCAGCCACAGAGGCATCAGTGGGTGAATGCCGAGTAAGCAGAAAGAAGGGGCTCTCTCCGCTTTTCTTTGCACCTAAACCAAAACTCATCCTCAGAATGACCAAGAAAAACCTTATGGCCCCAAATGTACTGTAA